The following nucleotide sequence is from Drosophila kikkawai strain 14028-0561.14 chromosome 2L, DkikHiC1v2, whole genome shotgun sequence.
CGCAACGCCATCACCACCAAGTGCGCCGACGAGAACAAAATGATGAAGATCCAGAACGGCAAGCGACGGAGTGCCGGCCTCAAACCCGAAAAGGAGAATATGTTTTAGCACTTAGCTCTTAGTACTTAGTTTTATGATTAAGATTAACCAAAAACAGCGTAGATCAACGACGCACTAACTCATCCAGATAATAGCCAATAGATATAGAACCTAATGCTACATCGAAactgtatatgtatatagaataCATATTTATGAAGATCTCGAAGATGTCTATACCAATTCGTTACCAAGTCGCACTTGTTTTGTGGTTTTATTCGCATCTGGGTTTGGGAATCCATTAGgatttctatataattttagtcagaacgTAGGAATAGTCATTTCTGAGCATATAAagtgtatatattcttaacaGGCATCAACAGCCAAGTTGATCTAGCTATGTCCGCCTGATCGTCTGTCCGTTATGATAAAAACTAtggatatattattatttttatataatgttttaaatttgatcTAAAATGCAATTGTTTATCATGTTAgctttgttttcattgaaattgATCGATTAAAAATCCATTTACAAATTGGGAGAGTATACAAAAAAGTTtctcatttcttttttaattattttaataataattacaataatattattagaaatatttttaatattattgctaaaaatatataattttgttaaaattccATTCATTCTTTCGTTATGACTTCAAGTTTGGTTTGTTGAAAAtttagtaaaatattaattttttaaattaaatagtatCGATgcgatatattttaaagtaccTGACAACCCTTTTTAAAGCACTTCTAACTCTGTATAACAGTTTTTTGGCAGTGTATTACAGTTGAACAGCTGTTTTTTGGCGGCACGAATTGtggatttttgttattaagtTCATTTTGAATAAACAATCGATTAAAGGACATGGTTTGAATGGCAGAAAGCTTGGAGAACCTCTCGCAGTGCTTCCTTCCACAACTGGTTGACCAAATCTTTGAAAATcatcaaaaacacgtctctgGAAGCCAAACAAAAGGTGAGTCCCTGTTCCTATACGCCAATTTTCCggtttaattgtatttattactGACAACGCAGAGGAAGAACGTGGACAACTGTTTTACGACCTCTCACGGCTGCTGGGCGAGGAGCTGGTGGAGCGTTCACTGCATCTCCTGGACAGCTATAGCTTCGTCTACTACCGTGCTGGAGGCCACCGCAACCTCTGCGTGGTGGAACTGTGCAAGGGAACGGAGGTTTTCCGGCTGCTGCCGCGAATCAACTACTGCAAGTGCGACTTCTTCCAGAGCCATGTGCTGCAGCTGCCCAGAGGCATCCTCTACCACGACATTCCCAGCTGTCAGCAGCGGTATTTAGAGGATTGGAGCGAGGAGAGCCGGGCAAGCTACACCTGCCCACACATACTGTCCCTGCGGTTCCACCAGTTGCTGAAGCCCAGCACCGAGCAGGTCATTAAGCCGGATCAGTTGAGGCAGCTGTACGACGAAATATTCCGCGACTGACATGGAGGAGGCATCGCCCTACGGCGACTACAAGTTCGTGGGCCGATTAGACCACGTCAAGACCTTCAACCAGGCCATCAAGTCCATATGCTTTAATGATGtaagagagagaaaaactaTCACTGAGGATGAGGGAAGTCTCATCACCAttttgtgtgtatattttcCAGTATGGCATGCTCCAGGTATCGGATGACGGTCTGCGCATCACCGTGGAGCAGGGCAAGTCCATCCAGGCGACACTCTTCATGCCGCCGGGCGCGTTTAAGGAATTCTATGTGCAGGACTTCCAGAGCTTCGGCCTGAAGATGAATGTGCTCTCCGAGTGCCTGAATCTCTTTGGATCCGCCGACTGCAGCCTGAGGATGATGTACCGCGATCAGGGTGATCCTCTGAAGATCATTCTCTATCCATACGACGATGAGGATGTGAGCACAGAGTGCGCCATAAAAACGATGGACTGCGAGGAGCCCATTGACTACGACATGAACCTCAAGGGTTCAGAtctaaatgtaatttttgtgCGAGGTCCAAATCTCTCGAAGGTATTCCACGAACTGGAGAAGTCGGCGGAGGAATTTGAGTTTGTCACTTCCCCGGATAGGCCGCACTTTAAGATCACCACCGTTGGGATCATGCAGGCCGTGTTTAGCGTGGAGGTGGCCAAGACCAGTcccatgatgatgatg
It contains:
- the Rad1 gene encoding cell cycle checkpoint protein RAD1 — protein: MEEASPYGDYKFVGRLDHVKTFNQAIKSICFNDYGMLQVSDDGLRITVEQGKSIQATLFMPPGAFKEFYVQDFQSFGLKMNVLSECLNLFGSADCSLRMMYRDQGDPLKIILYPYDDEDVSTECAIKTMDCEEPIDYDMNLKGSDLNVIFVRGPNLSKVFHELEKSAEEFEFVTSPDRPHFKITTVGIMQAVFSVEVAKTSPMMMMFNCKQTVVARYKSQQIRLTNKAMQVATKVAIKTNSIGLLELHLVMQGEGQEEIFVQFYIIPLLNAD
- the Sws1 gene encoding uncharacterized protein Sws1, with translation MAESLENLSQCFLPQLVDQIFENHQKHVSGSQTKEEERGQLFYDLSRLLGEELVERSLHLLDSYSFVYYRAGGHRNLCVVELCKGTEVFRLLPRINYCKCDFFQSHVLQLPRGILYHDIPSCQQRYLEDWSEESRASYTCPHILSLRFHQLLKPSTEQVIKPDQLRQLYDEIFRD